Proteins from one Erysipelothrix larvae genomic window:
- a CDS encoding HipA domain-containing protein, with protein MSKQVKDSINEIISVGISAGGARAKAIIAYNEQTGEIKSGQITAGIGFSYWILKLGGVDQKEETSHTRIEYVYYRMLLASGIDMSESRLLKKEHYNHFMTKRFGRIESEDEKIQKVHVQTLGALMHRDYNEPGTLSYEQAAFAMTQIGLKQREVEQFL; from the coding sequence ATATCAAAACAAGTTAAAGATAGTATCAACGAAATTATCAGCGTTGGTATCTCAGCAGGAGGAGCTAGAGCAAAAGCAATCATAGCATATAATGAACAAACGGGAGAGATTAAGTCTGGACAAATAACTGCAGGAATAGGTTTCTCTTATTGGATATTAAAACTTGGTGGCGTGGATCAAAAAGAAGAAACGTCACATACTCGAATTGAATATGTCTATTACCGTATGTTGCTAGCCTCGGGTATTGACATGAGCGAGTCGCGATTGTTGAAGAAAGAGCATTATAATCACTTTATGACAAAACGCTTTGGTCGCATTGAATCAGAAGATGAGAAAATTCAAAAAGTACATGTGCAAACCTTAGGAGCATTGATGCATCGTGATTATAATGAACCAGGGACGTTAAGCTATGAACAGGCGGCTTTTGCTATGACTCAAATTGGGTTGAAGCAAAGAGAAGTCGAGCAGTTTTTATAA